The nucleotide sequence CGCCCGCACCAGACGGTAGCCGAGCGCGCCGAGCGCCTGGTTGACGCCGCCCTTGAGGCGTTGCTTGGCCGTACTGATCATCGATGGCTTGGTCATGATGTCCTCATGCTTAGCTCTGCTTGGCTGGCTGGAATGGATCCAGTCCGCACGCCATCTGATAGTAGAGCTCGTAGCGGGGATGATTGGCGACGAGACCGCGGCTGTCGATCGCGTGATCGATCAAGGCTTCCAGCAGCATGCGAGCGCCCTTGGGCGGCAGATGCACGCCGTCGAAATCGAATTCGGGGCGCAGCAGATCGCCCTTTGTCAGGTCGGACCAGCGGTCGACCATGAACAGGTTCACTGAGCGCACCTTCTGCGCCAATTTCCAGTTGAACGCCTGAACCAGCTTGGTGCGGACGGAGACGGGACAGTCGTAGTTCTGCAGCTCGCGCACACGCGCTTCCTGCCGAGTCGGTGGAACGACGCTCTGCACATAGATGCGCCTGAAGCCGGCTTTGACCAGCTGATCGAGCCCGGCGGTGAAGGGCCCGAGCCTCGCCTCGATAGCCTCGTCGATCAGGTCCCAGGGCACGAGCGGCTTGTCGAGCAGAGGCAGCGTCGTCGCGAACGGCGGCACGAAATCGTGGCTGTCCTTCAGCAGCTGCAGGATCGGCCCGCGCACATCGATCTCGCCGACGGTGAGCATGATCAGCGGCGGGTGCACGGCCTGGCCGGCCGCCTTGGCAATGGCGAAATCGACCTCGTCCATCGACAGATGCGTCGCGCGACCGTTGCGGACGAGGCCCTCATATTCCAGGAAGGCGATGAAGTCGGCATGAAACTCGCCGCTATCCGGATTGTAGAGCTCTCGCGCCGTGGCGCCCGGAATGTATTTCGTGCGGGCCATCACCCATCCGCCTGTCCATCGCTCCCGGAACACCATGTTGCGGTAGGGCAGGGAATGGCTGTCGCCGACGATATAGACCGGCAGAACCGTTTCGAGCTCGGTGTCCACGCTTATGCGTCCTCTCACATCACAGGCTGGCGTTGGCAGCCGCTCATCGTCCAATCGTCCTGCTAGCAGCCAGCGCGCGGTAGAACTCGTTCTCGTCGCAGATGATCTGCGCCACGGGCGCCGCAGCGGCCGGCCGCTTGACGTCGTAGTCACCAGAGGATCGCGCCGCGTCGCCAGCGCCATCCTTGGTGAATTGGGCGAAGAACACGGCCATCGCACGCGCGACGCCCTCGGCTGTGACCGTGCGGGCATCTTCGGCGAAATATGACCCGGCGTTCTTCGCATTGGTGATGATCTCGTAGGACGCGAAGTAATGCACGTGGTCGTAGCGTCGGACCATCTCCTCGGCGGCGACGCGCAGCACGCTCTTCGAATAGGTCGTAGCCTGCAGAACGTGGCGAGGCTCCATGGTGGCCGCGAGCGGCACGGGCGAGACCGTCAGGATGATCTTCAGCTGCGGATTGGCCGCCGACATCAGGTTGATCGCCTCGCCGAGATAGCCGGTGGTCTCCGCGACCGAGAGATTGTGGAAGGCGTATTTGGCATCGTCGTACTCACCGGCGCTGCCGCAGCCCGGGCAAGTCGGATACACAGTGCCGTCGAGCTTGGACACCCAGCTCTCGGTCAGGCCGAGCGTGAAGATGAAGATGTCCGTGGTTTCGATCAGCTGCCGGACCGCCTGCAAATGCCGCTCCAGATCGGCTTCGGCCTCGACCATCGAGACGTAGCCGCGCGGCGTGATGCGGGGGCGCAGCAGGTCGAACACCCAACCGTCGGGGTTGGTCCAGAACTGATCGGCCGGCCGGAAGCCGCCGAATGCCCGTTGCAGCAACTGCAGCAGCTGCAGCGTGCTGTAGATGTTGCCGTAGCGGGCGGAGAACACGCCATAACCGAAGCGCTCCTCCTGCTCGGGCGTGAGATGCGGCGGCGCGGGCTCGGTGACGTAGTAATTGTAGCCGCGCTCCTTCAGGGCGCGCGAGATGTGCTGCGCGAAACAGCTTCCGGCCGAAGCGATCCGCTGCTCCGGACCGAAACGCAGCTGTGCCGTTAGATGCGGATCGAGATCCGGCGTGCTGCGCTCGGCGACCGCCTGGCGCCAAAAGCTGCTTGGAGGCAGCGTGGTGTAGGGGCAGTTCATGCATTCACCCTCTGGGCGTGCGGAGCTGCAGGATGATCGGGCGGTGCTGCGCACA is from Bradyrhizobium sp. ORS 285 and encodes:
- a CDS encoding GSCFA domain-containing protein encodes the protein MNCPYTTLPPSSFWRQAVAERSTPDLDPHLTAQLRFGPEQRIASAGSCFAQHISRALKERGYNYYVTEPAPPHLTPEQEERFGYGVFSARYGNIYSTLQLLQLLQRAFGGFRPADQFWTNPDGWVFDLLRPRITPRGYVSMVEAEADLERHLQAVRQLIETTDIFIFTLGLTESWVSKLDGTVYPTCPGCGSAGEYDDAKYAFHNLSVAETTGYLGEAINLMSAANPQLKIILTVSPVPLAATMEPRHVLQATTYSKSVLRVAAEEMVRRYDHVHYFASYEIITNAKNAGSYFAEDARTVTAEGVARAMAVFFAQFTKDGAGDAARSSGDYDVKRPAAAAPVAQIICDENEFYRALAASRTIGR